One genomic window of Campylobacter curvus includes the following:
- the trpD gene encoding anthranilate phosphoribosyltransferase, with protein sequence MILLIDNYDSFVFNVEQYVRELTNEEVLSVRNDKITLEEIRKMRPSKIILSPGPKHPKDSGVCLEILKSDLDVPILGICLGHQAIALVAGAAIKRLEKPYHGKTSMIEVSEAEPLFSGLPTKFEVMRYHSLYVDELPSNLKPLAMSDDGVVMALREASRPVFGIQFHPESYFTQYGKKIIENFINLKSAEEKPAPKEPRTANLSPFMTKLQKGFPLESSDYEVICRAINDKECDIVQLAGLLVLISEKSLYADSLAAFVQNILKYSTTYVDRGDIFDIVGTGGDKLKTINISTTVAFIAAALGVKVAKHGNKAITSQSGSSDVLKILNVPITGSIEENRARLREKGLTFFHAPLFHKITAEVKEVRERLKIGTVFNMLGPLLNPNLGLKYQLAGNYLEEVNELMAQTLLRLGRQHALVVHGMDGMDEIALCDETLIHEVKDGKILEYKITPEQFGFKRAFHGDIEGGSPEENAEILVRILKGEESGAKFDIVLLNAMFALYTADIVKTPNDAKPLIIDAINSGKIYRYFQEYIGG encoded by the coding sequence TTGATATTACTTATCGACAACTACGACAGCTTCGTCTTCAACGTCGAGCAATACGTGCGTGAGCTGACAAACGAAGAGGTGCTGAGCGTGCGAAACGACAAGATCACACTCGAAGAGATCCGCAAAATGCGCCCTAGCAAGATAATTTTAAGCCCGGGGCCAAAGCATCCAAAGGATAGCGGCGTTTGCCTTGAAATTTTAAAAAGCGACCTTGACGTGCCTATTTTGGGTATTTGTTTGGGACATCAGGCGATAGCTCTTGTGGCAGGGGCTGCGATAAAGCGGCTAGAAAAGCCCTATCACGGCAAAACCTCAATGATCGAGGTAAGCGAGGCAGAGCCCTTGTTTTCGGGCTTGCCGACTAAATTTGAAGTCATGCGCTACCACTCGCTTTACGTGGATGAGCTCCCGTCAAATTTAAAGCCGCTTGCGATGAGCGATGATGGCGTAGTGATGGCACTTCGCGAGGCCAGCCGACCCGTTTTTGGCATCCAGTTTCACCCCGAGAGCTACTTCACGCAATACGGCAAAAAGATCATCGAAAATTTTATAAATTTAAAGAGCGCAGAGGAAAAACCTGCACCAAAAGAGCCGCGAACGGCGAATTTATCGCCGTTTATGACGAAGCTGCAAAAGGGCTTTCCACTTGAAAGCAGCGACTACGAGGTGATCTGCCGCGCGATAAACGACAAAGAGTGCGACATCGTGCAGCTGGCGGGACTTTTGGTGCTCATTAGCGAAAAGAGCCTCTACGCCGATAGTCTCGCAGCTTTCGTGCAAAATATCCTAAAATACTCGACGACTTACGTGGATCGCGGCGACATCTTCGACATCGTGGGCACAGGCGGGGATAAGCTAAAAACGATAAACATCTCAACGACTGTCGCTTTCATCGCAGCAGCCCTTGGCGTGAAGGTCGCAAAGCACGGAAACAAGGCGATCACGAGCCAAAGCGGCAGTAGCGACGTGCTAAAAATTTTAAACGTGCCGATTACCGGTAGTATCGAGGAAAACCGCGCAAGGCTACGCGAAAAAGGGCTGACGTTTTTTCACGCGCCGCTTTTTCACAAGATCACAGCCGAGGTCAAAGAGGTGCGCGAACGCCTAAAAATCGGCACTGTCTTTAATATGCTAGGACCTCTTCTAAATCCAAATTTAGGACTGAAATACCAACTTGCCGGCAACTACCTCGAAGAGGTCAATGAGCTGATGGCGCAGACCTTGCTGCGACTTGGCAGGCAGCATGCGCTCGTCGTGCATGGCATGGACGGTATGGACGAGATCGCGCTGTGCGACGAGACGCTGATACACGAGGTGAAGGACGGCAAAATTTTGGAGTATAAGATCACGCCCGAACAATTTGGCTTCAAGCGCGCATTTCACGGCGACATCGAGGGCGGCTCGCCAGAAGAAAACGCCGAAATTTTAGTGCGGATATTAAAAGGCGAGGAGAGCGGGGCGAAATTTGACATCGTGCTGCTAAATGCGATGTTTGCGCTCTATACCGCAGACATCGTCAAGACGCCAAATGACGCGAAGCCGCTCATCATAGACGCGATAAATAGCGGTAAAATTTATCGCTATTTTCAAGAGTATATCGGGGGCTAA
- a CDS encoding anthranilate synthase component I family protein, translating to MLLYEPLFYYEAIRRRFKNSYLAEDKTQTIVGIDCEYIDADDTDLNGLRGYFDTNRDKNIAPFGGLFGVFAYEGVRYFEEIGEQKPPLYEFPKFIYADAKAYLHFDKMSKIYTFYGDTARYYDFLLALKPVDTPKKQSKFKIKTDLEAEKKHFESIVGIAKEYLKSGDIFQVVLGKQLHILTDMDSFEFYKKLSVANPSPYMFHFPTPYGDVVGSSPELVFEMKNSQIFVAPIAGTRPRGVDANDDERLKNELINDEKELAEHKMLIDLARNDIGRVSNAKSVVVKNPMHIQYYESVMHIASEVYGVKKQELDMFDVIRSVFPAGTLSGTPKIRAMQIISELETGARNIYGGGIGFLHFNGDVQMAILIRSAIFVPRADGNSDVFVGAGAGIVYDSQSEREYAEICHKRASVVNVFKNNASQIVGQDKF from the coding sequence ATGCTTTTATACGAACCGCTGTTTTACTACGAGGCGATAAGGCGGAGATTTAAAAATAGCTATCTGGCGGAGGATAAGACGCAAACGATCGTCGGCATCGACTGTGAGTATATAGATGCAGATGATACCGATCTGAACGGGCTTAGAGGATATTTTGATACGAATCGTGACAAAAATATCGCTCCTTTTGGTGGACTTTTTGGCGTATTTGCCTACGAGGGCGTGAGGTATTTTGAGGAGATAGGCGAGCAAAAGCCGCCTTTGTATGAATTTCCAAAATTTATATATGCCGACGCAAAGGCGTATTTGCACTTTGATAAAATGAGTAAAATTTATACGTTTTATGGTGACACGGCGAGGTATTATGACTTTTTGCTCGCTTTAAAGCCGGTCGATACGCCAAAAAAGCAGAGCAAATTTAAGATAAAAACCGACCTAGAGGCAGAAAAGAAACACTTTGAAAGCATCGTAGGCATTGCAAAAGAGTATCTAAAAAGCGGCGATATATTTCAAGTCGTGCTTGGCAAACAGCTACATATCCTCACTGATATGGATAGTTTTGAATTTTATAAAAAGCTAAGCGTGGCAAACCCGAGCCCTTATATGTTTCATTTTCCTACACCTTACGGCGATGTCGTGGGCTCATCTCCTGAGCTCGTTTTCGAGATGAAAAATTCTCAAATTTTCGTAGCGCCGATCGCTGGCACGAGACCTCGCGGCGTCGATGCTAACGATGATGAGAGGCTAAAAAATGAGCTGATAAACGACGAAAAGGAGCTCGCCGAGCATAAAATGCTGATCGACCTCGCCCGCAACGACATCGGACGCGTCTCAAATGCAAAAAGCGTGGTCGTGAAAAATCCTATGCATATTCAGTATTACGAGAGCGTGATGCACATCGCAAGCGAGGTTTATGGCGTGAAAAAGCAGGAGCTTGACATGTTTGACGTGATAAGGAGCGTATTTCCTGCCGGTACGCTTAGCGGGACGCCCAAAATCCGCGCCATGCAGATCATAAGCGAGCTGGAAACCGGTGCTAGAAATATCTACGGCGGAGGTATCGGGTTTTTGCATTTTAACGGCGACGTGCAAATGGCGATCTTGATTAGAAGTGCGATCTTTGTGCCGCGTGCTGACGGAAATAGCGACGTGTTCGTAGGGGCTGGCGCAGGTATCGTGTATGACTCGCAAAGCGAGCGCGAATACGCCGAAATTTGCCATAAACGTGCGAGCGTGGTAAATGTGTTTAAAAATAATGCGAGCCAGATCGTAGGTCAAGATAAATTTTAG
- a CDS encoding sulfite exporter TauE/SafE family protein: MLFVGLLVVGVVVGFISGFFGIGGGTVVVPVMLALGYDIKSAVGISIMQMLFGAIFGSFINYKAGLLKIGRGVYLGLGGLFGASTSGYIISIAPEILLESILLATFIFSIIRLYLTPTNEAQTPNDSKFLLFLVGFFVGAIAISVGIGGAVFITPILVGFLGYDMKKAISMGVFFVMFASLSGFISMAYHGHVQYLEGAFLGVGALGGVYFGTKTTHKTDKKALKKWFLLLYVVMIALMLKKMLLN; this comes from the coding sequence ATGCTTTTTGTCGGTTTGCTCGTCGTTGGCGTGGTAGTCGGGTTCATCTCGGGATTTTTTGGCATCGGAGGCGGCACGGTCGTGGTTCCCGTGATGCTAGCACTGGGATATGACATAAAATCAGCCGTAGGCATCAGTATCATGCAGATGCTCTTTGGTGCGATCTTTGGCTCGTTCATAAACTATAAAGCCGGTCTTTTAAAGATAGGCAGAGGCGTTTATCTGGGGCTTGGCGGGCTTTTTGGAGCCAGCACGAGCGGCTACATCATAAGCATAGCGCCTGAAATTTTACTAGAAAGCATACTCTTAGCCACTTTCATATTTTCCATCATCAGGCTCTATCTGACGCCGACGAACGAGGCGCAAACGCCAAATGATTCAAAATTCCTACTCTTTTTAGTCGGCTTTTTCGTAGGTGCGATCGCCATTAGCGTAGGCATCGGTGGAGCGGTCTTCATAACGCCTATACTTGTTGGATTTTTGGGATATGATATGAAAAAGGCCATCTCGATGGGCGTATTTTTCGTTATGTTCGCGTCGCTATCGGGGTTTATCTCTATGGCGTATCACGGGCACGTGCAGTATCTTGAGGGCGCATTTTTGGGAGTTGGAGCGCTTGGGGGGGTCTATTTTGGCACGAAAACGACTCACAAAACGGACAAAAAAGCGCTTAAAAAATGGTTTTTGCTGCTTTATGTAGTGATGATCGCATTGATGCTTAAAAAGATGCTTTTAAATTAA
- a CDS encoding class I SAM-dependent methyltransferase: MSDVKEYYDEVPYFSAAFSDCSPVRIHAIARFLGLNPPTPAEARVLEFGCSYGGNILPFAVHNERADVVGIDISSTQVSTGNKIAKDMGIGNFSLMELDILKLDENEAKKLGKFDYIITHGVYSWVDDSVKEALLRAVKLLLSANGVAYISYNIYPGWKSLDVLRDFMLFASDSQTSGAKKLEISKRELDFLQDYLKFNAQSATDKVYRDSTQLLATQLNFLQNIIKKGNDYYVLHDFLEICNDPTYFYKFAKKLGQNGLYYLLDCSLDDIFRSVLGIYRFDAHIARNYPSRIQKEQMNDFLLNRSFRKSLVIHKERLNGSDDLDIELGMKELSRLNFALNLSDPANEVQKALVDAYPDSLNLDDLLQCTGQDAQTTFMQLMEVFATQNVKISANALKSVRYQDGKSRLRPRVAGYLSYFAKTDEPVILLADGLNLKVALDRLEASVALKFDGKISLEDIASELSVPNALKFVSQLENKLSKAYFLEQI, encoded by the coding sequence ATGAGCGATGTAAAAGAATATTATGACGAAGTACCTTATTTCTCGGCCGCTTTTAGCGATTGTTCGCCTGTTAGGATACACGCGATAGCCCGGTTTCTTGGGCTAAATCCGCCCACCCCAGCGGAGGCCAGAGTACTTGAGTTTGGCTGCTCGTATGGTGGCAACATCCTACCCTTTGCCGTTCACAACGAGCGCGCTGATGTCGTTGGCATCGATATCTCAAGCACTCAAGTAAGCACAGGAAACAAAATCGCCAAAGATATGGGGATAGGAAATTTCAGCCTCATGGAGCTTGACATCTTAAAGCTTGATGAAAACGAGGCGAAAAAGCTTGGGAAATTTGACTACATCATCACTCACGGCGTTTATAGCTGGGTAGATGATAGCGTCAAAGAGGCGCTTTTGCGCGCAGTGAAGCTACTATTGTCCGCAAACGGCGTGGCCTATATCTCTTATAACATCTATCCAGGCTGGAAGAGCCTTGATGTTTTGCGCGATTTCATGCTCTTTGCAAGCGACTCTCAAACAAGCGGGGCAAAAAAGCTTGAAATTTCAAAACGAGAGCTTGATTTCTTGCAAGATTATCTGAAATTTAACGCTCAAAGCGCTACGGACAAGGTTTATCGCGACAGCACTCAACTACTGGCTACGCAGCTAAATTTCTTGCAAAATATCATAAAAAAAGGCAATGATTATTATGTCTTACATGATTTTTTAGAGATCTGTAACGACCCGACATATTTTTATAAATTTGCCAAAAAGCTCGGGCAAAACGGACTTTACTACCTACTTGACTGCTCGCTTGATGATATATTTAGAAGTGTGCTTGGCATCTACCGCTTTGACGCACATATCGCCAGAAACTATCCAAGCCGCATACAAAAGGAGCAGATGAACGACTTTTTGCTCAACCGCTCGTTTAGAAAAAGCCTAGTGATACATAAAGAGCGCCTTAATGGCAGTGATGATCTTGATATTGAGCTTGGCATGAAAGAGCTTAGCAGGCTAAATTTCGCGCTGAATTTAAGCGATCCTGCAAACGAAGTGCAAAAGGCCCTGGTTGACGCATATCCTGATAGTCTAAATTTAGACGATCTGCTGCAATGCACGGGTCAAGACGCTCAGACTACGTTCATGCAGCTCATGGAGGTCTTTGCGACTCAAAATGTAAAAATCTCTGCAAACGCCCTAAAAAGCGTGAGATACCAGGATGGTAAGAGCAGGCTAAGGCCTCGCGTGGCGGGCTATCTTAGCTATTTTGCAAAGACCGATGAGCCTGTGATATTGCTAGCTGACGGGCTAAATTTAAAGGTCGCGCTTGATAGGCTTGAAGCGAGCGTGGCGCTTAAATTTGACGGGAAAATCAGCCTTGAGGACATCGCAAGCGAGCTTAGTGTGCCAAATGCGCTTAAATTTGTGAGTCAGCTTGAAAATAAGCTTAGCAAAGCGTATTTTTTAGAGCAAATTTAG
- a CDS encoding DNA adenine methylase has translation MENQEYLSKQILTYLGNKRALLGFIEQGLKCAKDELGRDKLRCVDLFSGSGIVARFLKRHSSFLVANDLELYSKITNECYLANVSARKLKELGRWHEILLENIKSNPQSGFVSELYAPKDQDDIRREDRVFYTKENALYIDTARAQIENLPEVIRRFFIAPLLYEASTKANTSGVFKGFYKNKSGIGQFGGEGKNALGRIMGRISLPMPIFSKFNVPFAVCQKDANDLAGELEQMDVVYLDPPYNQHPYSSNYFMLNLIAKNERPQSISRVSGIAKGWNKSVYNKKSAAEQSFFELVGKLKAKFIIISFNSEGFIERESFERNLTKFGELKVLEQRYNAFRGSRNLGSRSLHVTEFLYILKKIGSK, from the coding sequence ATGGAAAATCAGGAGTATCTAAGCAAGCAAATCCTCACGTATCTTGGCAACAAACGCGCGCTACTTGGCTTCATCGAACAAGGTCTTAAGTGCGCAAAAGACGAGCTTGGCCGTGACAAGCTAAGGTGTGTGGACCTGTTTTCGGGCTCTGGCATCGTGGCTAGGTTTTTAAAGCGCCACTCTAGCTTTTTGGTGGCTAACGACCTTGAGCTTTACTCCAAGATAACAAACGAGTGCTACCTCGCAAACGTAAGCGCTAGGAAGCTAAAAGAGCTTGGCAGGTGGCATGAAATTTTGCTTGAAAATATAAAATCAAATCCGCAAAGCGGATTTGTAAGCGAGCTTTACGCACCAAAAGATCAAGACGATATAAGGCGCGAGGACAGGGTCTTTTACACCAAAGAAAACGCCCTTTATATCGACACTGCAAGGGCTCAGATAGAAAATTTACCAGAAGTGATCAGGCGCTTTTTCATCGCTCCGCTTTTATACGAGGCGAGCACTAAGGCGAACACGAGCGGCGTTTTTAAGGGCTTTTATAAAAACAAAAGCGGTATCGGACAGTTTGGCGGCGAGGGTAAAAACGCACTGGGGCGCATAATGGGGCGCATATCTTTGCCGATGCCGATATTTTCAAAATTCAACGTGCCCTTTGCGGTCTGTCAAAAAGACGCGAACGACCTGGCGGGCGAGCTAGAGCAAATGGACGTCGTGTATCTCGATCCTCCTTACAATCAGCACCCTTATAGCTCGAATTATTTCATGCTGAATTTGATAGCAAAAAATGAACGTCCGCAGAGCATCTCAAGGGTATCTGGCATCGCAAAGGGCTGGAACAAGTCCGTGTATAATAAAAAATCCGCCGCCGAGCAGAGCTTTTTCGAGCTTGTGGGCAAGCTAAAGGCAAAATTTATCATCATCTCGTTTAACTCCGAGGGCTTCATCGAGCGCGAGAGCTTCGAGCGAAACCTCACGAAATTCGGCGAGCTCAAGGTCTTGGAGCAAAGATACAACGCATTTCGTGGCAGTAGGAATTTAGGCAGCAGAAGCCTGCACGTGACGGAATTTTTATATATTTTAAAAAAGATCGGATCAAAATGA
- the serC gene encoding phosphoserine transaminase has product MNRKINFSAGPSALPLEVLKHAQSELTNYQNKGFSIMEISHRSKIFEEVHFGAMDKIRALYGIGEEYEILFLQGGAHLQFSMIPMNLYQGGKAEYANTGVWTNKAIKEAQTLGISPSIVASSESENFAMIPEVKFSDDADFAYICSNNTIYGTQYKALPKTKSPLVIDASSDFFARPLDFSNIGLLYGGAQKNAGPSGVTIVIIRKDLIDRTSSPNVPIFLRYKTHAEAKSLYNTPPTFGIYLLNLTMQWLLDQGGLSQIQKKNAKKAALIYDTIDSSGGFYKGHARLDSRSDMNVSFNIAASCELEPKFVAQAEEAGMLGLKGHRHLGGIRASIYNAVSEENVKILVQFMKEFARKNG; this is encoded by the coding sequence ATGAATAGGAAAATAAACTTTAGCGCAGGACCTAGCGCGCTGCCTTTAGAGGTGCTAAAGCACGCGCAAAGCGAGCTTACGAACTACCAAAACAAGGGCTTTTCTATAATGGAGATAAGCCACAGGAGCAAAATTTTTGAAGAGGTGCATTTTGGAGCGATGGATAAGATCCGCGCACTTTACGGCATCGGCGAAGAGTATGAAATTTTATTTTTGCAAGGCGGAGCGCATCTGCAGTTTTCGATGATACCGATGAACCTCTATCAAGGCGGCAAGGCCGAATACGCAAATACGGGCGTTTGGACGAATAAAGCCATAAAAGAGGCGCAGACTCTAGGCATCAGCCCAAGCATAGTGGCAAGCAGCGAGAGTGAGAATTTCGCTATGATCCCCGAGGTGAAATTTAGCGATGATGCCGATTTTGCCTACATTTGTAGCAACAACACCATCTACGGCACGCAGTATAAGGCCTTGCCAAAGACCAAATCTCCCCTAGTCATCGACGCTTCGAGCGATTTTTTCGCTAGGCCGCTTGATTTTTCAAACATCGGCCTACTTTACGGCGGAGCGCAGAAAAACGCCGGTCCTAGCGGAGTCACCATCGTGATAATAAGAAAAGATCTGATAGATCGCACGAGCAGCCCGAACGTACCGATATTTTTACGCTATAAAACACACGCCGAGGCCAAATCGCTTTACAACACGCCTCCGACATTCGGGATATATCTGCTAAATTTAACGATGCAGTGGCTACTTGATCAAGGTGGTCTTAGCCAGATACAAAAGAAAAATGCCAAAAAAGCGGCGCTCATTTACGATACTATCGATAGCTCAGGCGGCTTTTACAAAGGACACGCAAGGCTCGATAGTCGCTCTGACATGAACGTGAGCTTTAATATCGCCGCATCCTGCGAGCTCGAGCCCAAATTTGTCGCTCAGGCCGAAGAGGCCGGCATGCTAGGCCTGAAAGGACACCGACATCTTGGCGGTATCCGCGCGTCTATTTACAACGCCGTGAGCGAAGAAAATGTCAAAATTTTAGTGCAATTCATGAAAGAATTTGCTAGAAAAAACGGCTAA
- the xseA gene encoding exodeoxyribonuclease VII large subunit has protein sequence MLSVSELNEQAKSLLETTFDYVEVKGEISRLTKHSSGHWYFTLKDEKAAVSAVMYKMNNAKLKFDVTDAMKVVIYGKVSLYTLSGSYQLVATTLRPDGEGELELAFRQLKERLEREGFFEISHKKPIPRLPKRIALITSSTSAALQDMLKVVSTRWKLSKILIFNALTQGENAPSSLIRALKKADLSGADVIVLARGGGSREDLWCFNDEGLARAIYDAATPVVSAIGHEIDYVISDFVADRRALTPSAAMLDILPDSEAFLQYIDKLEDELRGVIGLKLANKKSRLEILASKFSTNAIKARIKLKFSEIKNKQTVLNSLISSKILKLSSDLKSLEKAYEMREIFFESTKDLIEVRTDGKNVTLEALKAGDEVWLISQSTHKTAKIL, from the coding sequence ATGCTAAGTGTCAGCGAGCTTAACGAACAGGCCAAAAGCCTGCTTGAGACGACATTTGACTATGTCGAGGTAAAGGGCGAAATTTCGCGCCTTACAAAGCATAGCTCGGGGCATTGGTATTTCACGCTAAAGGACGAAAAAGCGGCCGTTTCGGCGGTGATGTATAAGATGAATAACGCTAAGCTGAAATTTGACGTGACAGACGCGATGAAGGTCGTGATCTACGGCAAGGTCTCGCTCTATACGCTAAGCGGCTCGTATCAGCTCGTAGCTACGACGTTGCGTCCTGACGGCGAGGGCGAGCTCGAGCTTGCTTTTAGGCAGTTAAAGGAGCGTTTGGAGCGCGAGGGATTTTTTGAAATAAGCCATAAAAAGCCTATCCCTCGCTTGCCAAAGCGTATCGCGCTTATCACTTCCTCTACGTCCGCGGCGCTACAAGACATGCTAAAAGTCGTCTCGACGCGCTGGAAGCTCAGTAAAATTTTGATCTTTAATGCGCTCACTCAGGGCGAAAATGCGCCAAGCTCGCTTATTAGAGCGCTTAAAAAGGCCGATCTTAGCGGAGCCGACGTGATAGTCTTAGCGCGCGGCGGAGGCAGTAGAGAGGATCTGTGGTGCTTTAACGACGAGGGACTGGCTAGAGCCATATATGACGCCGCCACGCCCGTAGTAAGCGCCATAGGGCACGAGATAGACTACGTCATAAGCGACTTCGTGGCTGATCGCAGAGCTCTGACGCCAAGTGCCGCGATGCTTGACATCTTGCCTGATAGCGAGGCCTTTTTGCAGTATATCGATAAGCTCGAAGACGAGCTTAGAGGCGTTATCGGTCTTAAACTCGCAAATAAAAAAAGCCGTCTTGAAATTTTAGCCTCGAAATTTTCCACAAACGCCATCAAAGCGCGCATAAAGCTAAAATTTAGCGAGATAAAAAACAAGCAAACGGTGCTAAATAGCCTCATTTCAAGCAAAATTTTAAAGCTGAGCTCTGATCTAAAATCACTTGAAAAAGCCTATGAGATGCGCGAAATCTTCTTTGAAAGCACAAAAGATCTCATCGAGGTAAGGACGGACGGCAAAAACGTAACACTTGAGGCGTTAAAAGCGGGTGATGAGGTGTGGCTGATATCTCAAAGCACGCATAAAACGGCTAAAATTTTATAA
- the ubiE gene encoding bifunctional demethylmenaquinone methyltransferase/2-methoxy-6-polyprenyl-1,4-benzoquinol methylase UbiE produces MQKQEKIVDMFNQIAPTYDIANRVLSLGIDVSWRKYACKYMLNIFRNKNINIIDVACGTGDMMGLWSQMSAEFGVKIDELVGVDPSSGMLSKAKEKFPNFKFIEAYADETGLKSGFGEILSISYGIRNVVERKAALAEFNRILKMGGYVVVLEFTKRSKKGLITSLRDFYLSKILPRIGGAISKNKEAYLYLPSSIENFLDAKSFCEELEEAGFEMQLCKGFSMDISTLFIAKKVREASLDTNKSAR; encoded by the coding sequence ATGCAAAAACAAGAAAAAATCGTCGATATGTTCAACCAGATCGCACCTACTTACGACATCGCAAACCGCGTCTTGAGCCTTGGCATAGACGTCAGCTGGCGAAAATACGCGTGTAAATACATGCTGAATATTTTTAGGAACAAAAACATAAATATCATCGACGTTGCTTGCGGTACGGGCGATATGATGGGGCTTTGGTCGCAGATGTCCGCGGAATTTGGCGTGAAGATCGATGAGCTCGTGGGCGTAGATCCATCAAGCGGCATGCTAAGCAAGGCCAAAGAAAAATTCCCAAATTTTAAATTTATCGAGGCTTATGCGGATGAGACCGGGCTAAAGAGCGGGTTTGGCGAAATTTTAAGCATCAGCTACGGCATACGAAACGTCGTCGAGCGAAAGGCAGCGTTAGCGGAATTCAACCGCATTTTAAAAATGGGCGGATACGTCGTGGTCTTAGAATTTACCAAACGCTCTAAAAAAGGGCTGATCACGAGCCTAAGAGACTTTTATCTAAGCAAAATTTTGCCTCGTATCGGCGGCGCGATCTCAAAAAACAAAGAGGCCTACCTCTATCTGCCAAGCTCGATCGAAAATTTCCTGGACGCCAAAAGTTTTTGCGAGGAGCTCGAGGAGGCCGGCTTTGAGATGCAGCTTTGCAAAGGCTTTAGCATGGATATCTCGACGCTTTTTATCGCTAAAAAGGTGCGCGAGGCGTCGCTAGATACGAACAAGAGTGCGCGATGA